A region from the Medicago truncatula cultivar Jemalong A17 chromosome 6, MtrunA17r5.0-ANR, whole genome shotgun sequence genome encodes:
- the LOC11416151 gene encoding putative pentatricopeptide repeat-containing protein At1g12700, mitochondrial has translation MFHSSSSMLLRSVFRVSVPKKFHPFQFPENTHFYFIHSFSTSTTFHNNNDVVDAVSLFNCLLRQNPTPPDMEFGQILGSLVKSKHYHTVLSLFQKMEYRGIKPNFVNFNILINCFCQLGLIPFAFSVLAKILKMGYEPDTITLNTFIKGFCLKGQIHQALNFHDKLVALGFHLDQVSYGTLINGLCKVGETRAALELLRRVDGKLVQLDVVMYSTIIDSMCKDKNVNDAFDLYSEMVSRRISSNIVTYSALISGFCIVGKLKDAIGLFNKMTSENINPDVYTFNILVDAFCKEGRVKEAKNGLAMMMKQGIKPDIVTYNSLMDGYCLVNEVNMAKSILNTMSHRGVTATVRSYNIVINGFCKIKMVDQAMKLFKEMHHKQIFPNVITYNSLIDGLCKSGRISYALELIDLMHDRGQQPDIITYSSILDALCKNHLVDKAIALLIKLKDQGIRPNMYTYTILIDGLCKGGRLEDARNIFEDLLVKGYNLTVNTYTVMIQGFCSHGLFDEALSLLSKMKDNSCIPDAITYEIIICSLFDKDENDKAEKLLREMITRGLL, from the coding sequence AtgtttcattcttcttcttcgatGTTGTTGAGGTCTGTTTTTCGTGTTTCTGTTCCCAAAAAGTTTCATCCTTTTCAATTTCCAGAAAACACCCATTTCtatttcattcattcttttTCAACTTCAACCACATTCCATAATAacaatgatgttgttgatgctgTTTCTTTGTTCAATTGCTTGCTTCGTCAGAATCCCACTCCTCCCGACATGGAATTCGGTCAGATTTTAGGTTCCCTTGTCAAATCCAAACATTACCACACTGTTCTttccctttttcaaaaaatgGAATATAGAGGAATTAAACCTAACTTCGTCAATTTCAACATCCTCATCAATTGTTTCTGTCAATTGGGTCTCATCCCTTTTGCTTTCTCTGTTTTAGCAAAGATTCTCAAAATGGGTTATGAGCCAGATACCATAACATTGAATACATTCATTAAGGGTTTCTGTCTCAAAGGTCAGATCCATCAAGCATTGAACTTTCATGACAAGCTGGTAGCGCTTGGATTTCATTTGGACCAAGTTAGTTATGGAACCTTGATTAATGGCTTGTGTAAGGTAGGAGAAACAAGAGCAGCCCTTGAATTGCTACGACGAGTTGATGGAAAATTGGTTCAGCTTGATGTGGTAATGTACAGTACGATTATTGATAGTATGTGTAAAGATAAAAATGTTAATGATGCTTTTGATTTATATTCTGAAATGGTTTCTAGGAGAATTTCTTCCAATATTGTCACTTATAGTGCTTTAATTAGTGGCTTTTGCATTGTTGGTAAATTGAAAGATGCAATTGGTTTGTTCAATAAAATGACATCGGAAAACATCAACCCTGATGTGTATACTTTTAATATATTGGTTGATGCATTTTGTAAGGAAGGAAGGGTGAAAGAAGCTAAAAATGGGTTAGCTATGATGATGAAACAAGGCATTAAACCTGACATTGTTACTTATAACTCTTTAATGGATGGATATTGTCTGGTAAATGAAGTGAACATGGCCAAGAGTATATTAAACACTATGTCTCATAGGGGAGTGACTGCTACTGTTCGGAGCTACAATATTGTGATTAATGGATTTTGTAAGATTAAAATGGTGGATCAAGCCATGAAACTTTTCAAAGAAATGCATCACAAACAAATTTTTCCTAATGTGATAACTTATAATTCCCTTATTGATGGATTGTGCAAATCTGGAAGAATATCATATGCTTTGGAACTTATCGATTTGATGCATGATCGAGGGCAACAACCTGATATAATCACGTACAGTTCTATATTGGATGCCTTATGCAAAAACCATCTGGTTGACAAGGCAATtgcattattaataaaattgaaagaccAGGGTATTCGACCAAATATGTACACATACACTATTCTTATTGATGGATTGTGTAAAGGTGGAAGACTAGAGGATGCACGGAATATTTTTGAGGATCTTTTGGTCAAAGGCTATAATCTAACCGTCAACACATATACTGTTATGATTCAAGGGTTTTGTAGCCATGGCTTGTTTGATGAAGCATTGTCTTTGTTGTCAAAAATGAAAGACAATAGTTGCATTCCAGACGCCATTACTTATGAAATAATCATCTGTTCTCTGTTTgataaagatgaaaatgataagGCGGAGAAACTTCTTCGTGAAATGATTACAAGAGGTCTATTGTAA
- the LOC120575877 gene encoding pentatricopeptide repeat-containing protein At3g22470, mitochondrial: MYNTIIDSMCKDKLDNDAFDLYSEMVSKRIFPDVNTYNALINGFCIVGKLKDAIGLFNKMTSENINPDVYTFNILVDAFCKEGRVKEAKNGLAMMMKQGIKPDVVTYNSLMDRYCLVNEVNKAKSIFNTMSHRGVTANVRSYSIMINRFCKIKMVDQAMKLFKEMHHKQIFPNVITYSSLIDGLCKSGRISYALELNDEMHDRGQQPDIITYSSILDDLCKNHQVDKAIERPGYSTKYVHIHYSY, translated from the coding sequence ATGTACAACACCATTATTGATAGCATGTGCAAAGATAAACTTGATAATGATGCTTTTGATTTATATTCTGAAATGGTTTCTAAGAGAATTTTCCCTGATGTTAACACTTATAATGCTTTAATTAATGGTTTTTGCATTGTTGGTAAATTGAAAGATGCAATTGGTTTGTTCAATAAAATGACATCGGAAAACATCAACCCTGATGTGTATACTTTTAATATATTGGTTGATGCATTTTGTAAGGAAGGAAGGGTGAAAGAAGCTAAAAATGGGTTAGCTATGATGATGAAACAAGGCATTAAACCTGACGTTGTTACTTATAACTCTTTAATGGATCGATATTGTCTGGTAAATGAAGTGAACAAGGCCAAGAGTATATTCAACACTATGTCTCATAGGGGAGTGACCGCTAATGTTCGGAGCTACAGTATCATGATTAATAGATTTTGTAAGATTAAAATGGTGGATCAAGCCATGAAACTTTTCAAAGAAATGCATCACAAACAAATTTTTCCTAATGTGATAACTTATAGTTCCCTTATTGATGGATTGTGCAAATCTGGAAGAATATCATATGCTTTGGAACTTAACGATGAGATGCATGATCGAGGGCAACAACCTGATATAATCACGTACAGTTCTATATTGGATGATTTATGCAAAAACCATCAGGTTGACAAGGCAATTGAAAGACCAGGGTATTCGACCAAATATGTTCACATACACTATTCTTATTGA